One window from the genome of Myxococcales bacterium encodes:
- a CDS encoding type II secretion system protein M — MANLSNKLEAYWEGLSARERRTMVLGGLGAVAVLVLYFGLAVYDGLVALDGKNQEMRRALAAMQSVRAQGGLKDTSAAPTLLPDAVKLESYLDNAAQKTGVTIPAFTPRPETRRDGVVIHTMTIEPRGLTIAQARDLLRTIEQDNRTVAVTNLTMNRNFKDEGNVDLKIEVSAYALDVPAAAAPADGGAVAGRAP, encoded by the coding sequence ATGGCAAATCTAAGCAATAAACTCGAAGCGTATTGGGAAGGCCTGTCAGCGCGCGAGCGCCGCACCATGGTGCTCGGTGGCCTTGGGGCCGTCGCCGTCCTCGTCTTGTACTTCGGCTTGGCGGTGTACGATGGCCTCGTCGCCTTGGATGGCAAAAACCAGGAAATGCGCCGGGCCCTGGCGGCGATGCAATCGGTGCGCGCGCAGGGCGGCCTTAAAGATACCAGCGCGGCGCCGACGCTCTTGCCCGACGCGGTCAAGCTCGAGAGTTATCTCGACAACGCCGCGCAAAAGACCGGTGTCACCATCCCGGCGTTTACCCCTCGTCCTGAAACCCGACGCGATGGCGTCGTGATTCACACCATGACCATCGAGCCGCGCGGCCTTACGATCGCACAGGCGCGCGATCTGCTGCGCACCATCGAACAAGACAATCGCACGGTGGCGGTGACCAACCTCACGATGAATCGAAATTTCAAGGATGAGGGCAACGTGGATCTTAAGATCGAAGTTTCCGCCTACGCCCTCGATGTGCCCGCCGCGGCGGCGCCTGCAGATGGCGGCGCGGTTGCAGGGAGAGCGCCATGA
- the gspE gene encoding type II secretion system ATPase GspE — protein MSAALSFIKRLRLGELLRQRGVVSDEQIEKALQRQIDDGGRLGEILTRQRAVSEEQLAAALAEQASFGFWEDLPKPEDIPVELLERVPVGFAKQHQCLVLGRAPTGRVMVVVADPYAIEAIDDVQVLLKGNVDAYVGVPSKIVDLINRAYSRVKQSADLEHKKGEEGDDEFSGDADELVDILDANDEAPIIRWVNSLMFHAVKDRASDIHIEPGEKDVVVRYRVDGNLRESKRVSRQFLASIIARVKIMSGLNIAEKRLPQDGRIRRKIAGKDVDMRVATVPTATGERVTIRLLDRSSVLLGLADVGMASDILVDMRAIITRPHGILLVTGPTGSGKTTTLYACLSEINAPDTNILTVEDPVEYQLEGISQTQVNTKIDLTFASGLRSFLRHDPDVIMVGEIRDKETAEIAITASLTGHFVFSTIHTNDAAGGITRLIDMGIEPFLVASSLVGLLAQRLVRRPCIECAQAIKPSAEALRELGLDADKFYRGGYQFAEVKGQRKMAPGTMLRAVGCPSCSGLGYRGRTGIYELLMIDETVRRLALEKSDASKIRNAAIAAGMVSLRLDGARKCAMGLTTPEEVLLATAEAD, from the coding sequence ATGAGCGCCGCCTTGTCTTTCATCAAGCGCTTGCGGCTCGGCGAGCTGCTGCGTCAGCGCGGCGTGGTGAGCGATGAGCAGATTGAAAAAGCGCTGCAGCGGCAGATCGACGACGGCGGCCGCCTCGGCGAAATCCTAACCAGGCAGCGCGCCGTTTCTGAGGAGCAATTGGCCGCGGCGCTCGCCGAGCAGGCGTCGTTCGGCTTTTGGGAAGACTTGCCAAAGCCTGAAGATATTCCGGTGGAGCTGCTCGAGCGCGTGCCGGTTGGCTTTGCCAAGCAGCATCAGTGTTTAGTGCTCGGGCGCGCGCCCACCGGCCGCGTCATGGTGGTGGTGGCGGATCCGTACGCCATCGAAGCCATCGACGACGTGCAAGTACTGCTCAAGGGCAATGTCGATGCCTACGTTGGCGTGCCGTCGAAAATCGTCGATCTCATCAACCGCGCCTACTCGCGGGTAAAGCAATCGGCCGATCTAGAGCACAAAAAGGGCGAGGAAGGCGACGACGAATTTTCCGGCGACGCCGACGAGCTGGTTGACATCTTGGATGCCAACGACGAGGCGCCGATCATTCGCTGGGTCAACTCGCTGATGTTTCATGCGGTCAAAGACCGAGCCTCTGACATCCACATCGAGCCGGGCGAGAAAGACGTGGTCGTGCGCTACCGCGTCGACGGCAACCTGCGCGAATCCAAGCGCGTCAGCCGGCAGTTTTTGGCGTCGATCATCGCGCGCGTCAAGATCATGTCAGGGCTCAACATTGCCGAGAAGCGGCTGCCGCAAGATGGCCGCATTCGCCGCAAGATCGCCGGCAAAGACGTCGACATGCGGGTAGCGACAGTGCCCACCGCCACCGGCGAGCGGGTCACCATTCGTTTGCTCGATCGCAGCTCGGTGCTGCTTGGCCTCGCCGACGTCGGCATGGCGAGCGACATCTTGGTCGACATGCGCGCCATCATCACGCGCCCGCACGGCATCTTGCTCGTCACCGGCCCGACCGGTTCGGGTAAAACCACCACGCTGTATGCGTGTTTGTCCGAAATCAACGCGCCGGATACCAACATTCTCACGGTCGAGGATCCGGTCGAGTACCAGCTCGAAGGCATCTCGCAGACGCAGGTAAACACCAAGATCGATCTTACGTTTGCCTCGGGGCTGCGCTCGTTCTTGCGCCACGATCCCGACGTCATCATGGTCGGCGAAATTCGCGACAAAGAAACCGCTGAAATTGCGATCACGGCGTCGCTCACCGGCCACTTCGTGTTTTCGACGATTCACACCAATGACGCCGCTGGTGGCATCACGCGTCTCATCGACATGGGCATTGAGCCCTTCTTGGTTGCGTCGTCGCTCGTTGGGCTTCTCGCTCAACGCTTGGTGCGGCGCCCGTGCATCGAATGCGCCCAGGCGATTAAGCCTAGCGCTGAGGCCTTGCGCGAGCTTGGCCTGGATGCCGACAAATTCTATCGCGGCGGCTATCAGTTCGCCGAGGTCAAGGGGCAACGTAAAATGGCGCCTGGCACCATGTTGCGCGCGGTTGGCTGTCCAAGCTGCTCGGGGCTTGGCTACCGCGGCCGGACCGGCATTTACGAATTGCTCATGATCGACGAGACCGTGCGTCGTCTGGCCTTGGAAAAATCTGACGCCTCGAAGATTCGCAATGCGGCGATTGCCGCGGGCATGGTGTCGCTACGGCTCGATGGCGCGCGTAAATGCGCCATGGGCCTCACCACCCCCGAAGAAGTCCTACTTGCGACGGCGGAGGCTGACTAA
- a CDS encoding prepilin-type N-terminal cleavage/methylation domain-containing protein, translating to MSEQNNTIELNEQSAAQAVSPLARQQGMTLIEILIVVGLIALVMGLVIGPRLFSSQDSSQRGIAKIAVDDIAGQTYLAWRAANPGKQCPGSINDLAPYRGGSNAKDPWGADFAIYCGPTAPSGCKGMCAASNGPDGKPNTEDDIKSWGEGAQ from the coding sequence ATGAGTGAGCAAAACAACACCATCGAATTAAACGAGCAATCTGCGGCGCAGGCGGTATCACCGCTGGCGCGCCAGCAGGGCATGACGCTCATCGAAATCCTCATCGTCGTCGGGCTTATCGCCTTGGTGATGGGCCTGGTCATCGGCCCGCGCTTGTTTTCGAGCCAAGATAGCTCGCAGCGCGGCATTGCTAAGATCGCCGTTGATGACATCGCCGGCCAAACCTATCTTGCGTGGCGCGCCGCCAATCCAGGCAAACAATGTCCAGGGTCAATCAACGACCTCGCGCCGTATCGCGGCGGCAGCAACGCGAAGGATCCGTGGGGTGCCGACTTCGCAATCTATTGTGGCCCAACAGCCCCCTCGGGTTGCAAGGGCATGTGCGCGGCCTCCAACGGGCCCGATGGCAAGCCGAACACCGAAGACGACATTAAGTCGTGGGGCGAGGGAGCCCAATAG
- a CDS encoding type II secretion system protein produces MATATSSSFAPHLAPYQRQRGMTLLEILLVVGLMVLIMSVGIGVFYDTGKSALADDARLIRQFAKQAQLMATQSGQVHRLQFSFEQNAYQIEVCQTGAPEMSEGDEQSATLLREAMQKLGSLPPEWQQPTDAYSAAARAAALAGLSTDALNCRPADGQGLSKSSNAEGLRARLSADRGVKLATIHLGSRRDAFTEGLAGIRFYPIGGADKAIIELALRDDAKQVFSLVVNGFTGQVDILDEAIARPDDILFRDAEGKTVEPQ; encoded by the coding sequence ATGGCCACCGCAACTTCTTCCTCGTTTGCACCGCATCTGGCGCCGTACCAGCGCCAGCGCGGCATGACGTTGCTTGAAATCCTATTGGTGGTTGGCCTGATGGTCCTCATCATGAGTGTCGGCATTGGCGTGTTTTACGACACCGGCAAATCGGCGCTCGCCGATGACGCACGCCTGATTCGCCAATTTGCCAAGCAGGCACAGCTCATGGCGACGCAGAGCGGGCAAGTACATCGCCTGCAATTTTCATTTGAGCAGAATGCCTACCAGATCGAGGTCTGCCAGACCGGCGCGCCCGAGATGAGCGAAGGTGATGAGCAGTCGGCAACGCTGCTGCGCGAGGCGATGCAAAAGCTCGGTAGCCTGCCGCCCGAGTGGCAGCAGCCGACCGATGCATATTCGGCGGCGGCGCGCGCGGCGGCGCTTGCCGGCCTTTCGACCGATGCGCTGAACTGTCGTCCGGCCGATGGTCAGGGGCTCAGCAAATCGAGCAACGCCGAGGGCTTGCGCGCGCGCCTCTCGGCCGACCGCGGCGTCAAGTTGGCGACCATTCACCTCGGCTCGCGGCGCGACGCCTTTACCGAGGGCTTGGCAGGTATTCGCTTTTATCCCATCGGTGGCGCCGACAAGGCAATCATCGAGCTTGCGCTGCGCGATGACGCCAAACAGGTGTTTTCGCTGGTCGTCAATGGCTTCACCGGCCAGGTCGATATCTTGGACGAGGCAATTGCCCGCCCCGACGACATCTTGTTTCGCGACGCCGAAGGCAAGACGGTGGAGCCGCAATGA
- the gspD gene encoding type II secretion system secretin GspD — translation MNHQTPLRTSINASLLCVVITLGGALPAAAQPGGRTSPTRPPGAGGRAEKQALDAAEKPVVSQPSTASSPTGGSSTSSAALTPAVGEDETLYSCKKAKGSITISFKPESELKDLITWAMSFTCKNFIYEAGILARSKKVTIISPLKMSPQDAYRVFLLSLSSMGLTVVPKGNVLRIVEAAQAKGETLPIFRKGTPGNSDEVVRAIMRPTHIGVSALSDAISVVKSSVGDIKVLPDAGAIIVTDYASHIRDMASIAREIDRPSASNGIYTMRINNGDVKDIVAKLNEILGPSPAAGAAGAAGGRGTATRGGGAEQFSVGDVETALPTKILADERTNTLILVTNDAGYHRVRGLVQRLDVALPSDGTGSVHVYSVKHGNAEDLATTIKSALTGQSQPSRRSGTTTPATSTAGPQRNVPVQAPTPAAAGGDGAAFEGQVQVTHDSPTNSLVVVASERDYMSLRRVLDKLDTPRRQVYIEAVIMEVSVGSGRDLGTSFHGGLPTGSGNDSLVLGGLQAGSVKSIQPSSLASASGLIGGIIGPLLPESEKLLGTSIPSFGVLVQALGTTKNANLLSSPQLLTVDNEPAEWKVGSNIPYVGSITFGGAGTGATSPFGSGQQNVQRQPLTLEMKVTPHISADESVRLEVEINISDQIGETSIGGLPQPIWSERKLKNVVNVNDRSPAVLSGFISEKTIYSDSKVPLLGDIPILGYLFKVSSKKKEKTNLLVVLTPYIVTSDADLREIYRRKMEERTEFLRQFGSFQKMKYMPKADYGRKRGLIEEMNRTVQEVEREDAVIRAFETQQLNIPDGAIQYDTSPVEGDVELEGAAATPTPTPGKPTEAPKP, via the coding sequence ATGAATCATCAAACGCCACTACGTACCTCCATCAACGCGAGCCTGCTCTGCGTGGTCATTACCCTGGGCGGCGCGTTGCCAGCCGCCGCGCAACCAGGTGGCCGCACTTCGCCGACTCGCCCGCCTGGCGCGGGTGGCCGCGCGGAAAAGCAAGCGCTCGATGCCGCGGAGAAACCTGTGGTGTCGCAACCCTCGACGGCATCGTCGCCGACCGGCGGCTCGTCGACCAGCAGCGCTGCGCTGACGCCTGCAGTGGGTGAGGATGAAACGCTCTATAGCTGCAAAAAAGCCAAGGGCTCGATCACGATCTCGTTTAAGCCCGAGAGCGAGCTCAAAGACCTCATCACGTGGGCGATGAGTTTTACCTGTAAGAACTTCATCTACGAGGCCGGCATTCTCGCGCGCTCCAAGAAGGTGACGATCATTTCGCCGCTCAAGATGAGCCCGCAAGACGCCTACCGCGTGTTTTTGTTGTCGTTGTCATCGATGGGCCTCACCGTCGTGCCCAAGGGCAACGTGCTTCGCATCGTCGAGGCGGCGCAAGCTAAAGGCGAAACCCTGCCCATTTTTCGCAAGGGCACGCCCGGCAACTCTGACGAGGTGGTGCGCGCAATTATGCGGCCGACCCATATCGGCGTCAGCGCGCTGAGCGACGCCATCTCGGTGGTAAAATCGAGCGTTGGTGACATCAAGGTCTTGCCCGACGCCGGCGCCATCATCGTCACCGATTACGCCAGCCACATTCGCGACATGGCGAGCATTGCGCGCGAGATCGATCGCCCGTCGGCGAGCAATGGCATTTACACCATGCGGATCAATAACGGCGACGTCAAAGACATCGTCGCCAAGCTCAACGAAATTCTCGGCCCAAGCCCCGCGGCAGGTGCGGCCGGTGCGGCTGGCGGGCGTGGCACCGCGACGCGCGGCGGCGGCGCCGAGCAGTTTTCGGTGGGAGATGTCGAGACGGCGTTGCCAACCAAGATCTTGGCCGACGAGCGCACCAACACACTCATCCTCGTCACAAATGACGCCGGTTATCACCGCGTGCGCGGCCTGGTGCAACGTCTCGATGTCGCCTTGCCATCCGATGGCACCGGCTCGGTTCACGTCTACAGCGTCAAGCACGGCAATGCCGAAGATCTGGCGACAACGATTAAGAGCGCGCTAACCGGCCAGTCCCAGCCAAGCCGTCGTTCCGGCACCACGACGCCCGCAACGAGTACTGCCGGGCCCCAACGCAATGTGCCGGTCCAGGCGCCCACGCCCGCGGCCGCTGGCGGCGATGGCGCGGCCTTCGAAGGGCAAGTTCAAGTCACCCACGATTCGCCGACCAACTCGCTCGTGGTCGTCGCCTCTGAGCGCGACTACATGTCACTGCGGCGCGTGCTCGACAAGCTCGATACACCGCGGCGGCAGGTTTACATCGAGGCCGTGATCATGGAGGTCTCGGTGGGTAGCGGCCGTGATCTCGGCACCTCATTTCACGGTGGCCTCCCAACCGGCAGCGGTAACGACTCGTTGGTATTGGGCGGCCTGCAGGCGGGCAGCGTCAAATCGATTCAGCCATCGAGCCTGGCGTCGGCATCGGGATTGATTGGAGGCATCATTGGTCCGCTGCTACCCGAATCGGAAAAATTGCTGGGCACCAGCATTCCCTCGTTTGGCGTGTTGGTGCAGGCGCTCGGCACCACCAAAAACGCCAATCTCTTGTCATCGCCACAGCTGCTCACCGTCGACAATGAGCCCGCCGAATGGAAGGTCGGCTCCAATATTCCCTATGTCGGCAGCATCACCTTTGGCGGGGCTGGCACGGGTGCTACCTCGCCATTTGGGTCTGGACAGCAGAATGTACAACGACAACCGCTCACCCTCGAGATGAAGGTCACGCCACATATCAGCGCCGATGAGAGCGTACGCCTCGAGGTGGAAATCAATATCAGCGATCAAATTGGCGAGACCTCGATTGGCGGGCTGCCGCAGCCGATTTGGAGCGAGCGAAAGCTCAAGAACGTGGTCAACGTCAACGACCGTTCGCCTGCGGTGCTAAGTGGCTTCATCTCGGAAAAAACCATCTATTCAGATTCAAAGGTGCCCTTGCTCGGCGACATCCCGATCCTCGGCTATCTATTTAAGGTTTCGTCCAAAAAGAAGGAAAAAACCAACCTGCTCGTGGTGTTGACGCCTTACATCGTCACGTCTGACGCCGACCTGCGCGAAATCTATCGCCGCAAGATGGAGGAACGCACGGAATTCTTGCGCCAGTTCGGATCATTTCAAAAAATGAAGTACATGCCCAAGGCCGATTACGGCCGCAAGCGCGGCCTGATCGAAGAGATGAATCGCACCGTGCAAGAGGTCGAGCGCGAAGATGCCGTGATCCGCGCGTTTGAGACCCAGCAGCTCAATATCCCTGATGGCGCCATTCAATACGACACGTCGCCGGTCGAGGGCGACGTCGAACTCGAAGGCGCCGCGGCTACGCCCACGCCCACGCCGGGCAAGCCAACCGAGGCACCCAAGCCATGA
- a CDS encoding general secretion pathway protein GspK — translation MRSPLSPAQRSQHATTLQQGFAIPAVLTVIALGVAMVTEVRTNATVDGLGAANYRDQMRASFLARSALNIGDVIIRLQGRFDNVKELSDMGIRITDFAGLFMDIFGGDPATRIGAIGFADAKGLGADDGTFGATIIAEDTKLNVNCAAGSNRDAAKAIYTALQSQYFDLVYNPVFEAADGEGWNRTRERQTDAIFDYIDKDSFEWSQPGNAESYGYQSLPDAYEPKNNYLDTIGEIRLARGVDARFWTLFGHLFTVYGDCKINLRSQLSAEMIRTLITISAKNQDDPILRDPIRLYALAQFVVKAREFGVSTATVQEFADLVKSPKDALGGLADAGGGANGTAAPSGAQTPSFVPEAGIELDLTKLGQIAVSGPTRVYRISAYGTVLRGYREPTPAEAIEQAAARQDAAEKATASGQDPQRAAKQVAAAQQPDAFLGPIKRTITAVWDTKFVPQNSRNTEAGNGAYVYLLEQ, via the coding sequence ATGAGGTCGCCGCTATCGCCTGCTCAGCGCAGCCAGCACGCGACCACGCTGCAGCAAGGTTTTGCCATTCCCGCGGTGCTCACGGTGATCGCGCTCGGCGTCGCCATGGTCACCGAGGTGCGCACCAACGCCACCGTCGATGGCCTCGGCGCCGCGAATTATCGCGATCAAATGCGCGCCAGCTTCCTCGCGCGCTCGGCACTCAATATCGGCGACGTCATCATCCGCCTGCAGGGCCGCTTTGACAACGTCAAGGAACTCTCCGACATGGGCATCCGCATCACCGATTTTGCGGGGCTCTTCATGGACATTTTTGGCGGCGATCCAGCGACGCGCATTGGCGCCATCGGCTTTGCCGACGCCAAGGGCCTGGGCGCGGACGACGGCACGTTTGGCGCCACCATCATCGCCGAAGACACCAAGCTCAACGTCAACTGCGCCGCCGGCAGCAATCGCGACGCCGCCAAGGCCATCTACACCGCGCTGCAAAGCCAATATTTCGACCTCGTGTACAACCCGGTATTTGAAGCCGCTGATGGCGAAGGCTGGAATCGAACGCGCGAGCGCCAGACCGACGCCATCTTCGACTATATCGACAAAGATAGCTTCGAGTGGTCGCAACCTGGCAATGCCGAATCCTATGGCTACCAAAGCCTGCCCGATGCCTATGAGCCCAAGAACAACTATCTCGACACCATTGGCGAAATCCGCCTCGCGCGCGGAGTCGACGCCAGGTTCTGGACCCTTTTTGGCCATTTGTTTACGGTCTACGGCGACTGCAAGATTAATTTGCGCAGCCAGCTCTCGGCCGAAATGATTCGGACGCTGATCACCATCTCGGCCAAGAACCAAGATGATCCAATCTTGCGCGATCCGATCCGCCTTTACGCGCTCGCGCAGTTTGTCGTCAAGGCGCGCGAATTTGGCGTTTCTACGGCTACGGTGCAGGAGTTCGCCGATCTGGTGAAGAGCCCTAAGGATGCCCTGGGAGGCCTCGCCGACGCCGGCGGGGGCGCAAACGGCACCGCCGCGCCGAGCGGGGCGCAAACGCCTAGCTTTGTTCCCGAGGCTGGCATCGAGCTAGACCTCACCAAGCTCGGGCAGATCGCCGTGTCTGGCCCTACACGCGTCTATCGCATTTCGGCGTACGGCACCGTCCTGCGCGGCTATCGCGAGCCAACGCCAGCGGAGGCGATTGAACAAGCGGCGGCGCGCCAAGATGCCGCGGAGAAGGCGACGGCGAGCGGGCAGGACCCGCAGCGTGCGGCCAAGCAAGTCGCCGCGGCGCAACAGCCCGATGCATTTCTTGGCCCAATCAAACGCACGATCACGGCGGTGTGGGACACTAAATTTGTGCCGCAAAACAGTCGCAACACCGAGGCCGGCAATGGCGCCTACGTTTACCTGTTGGAGCAGTAA
- a CDS encoding type II secretion system F family protein: MPVFAYKGVATGGKAVSGTRDAETPKVLRQLMRKEGIVVTDVSESKGAHVAGAGKGLNKDVDLGGIFGGVSAAERAEFVRNMSILLRAGISLATALQIQVEQADNLRFKTPLAEIRTMVNEGRSFADAMAKHPKIFNELSVSMVRAGETAGNLDEVLSRLADFEESSIKLKSKVQSAMIYPTIMMIVAILIVGILMIKVVPQLTFQLKSQGKTLPWNTKLIVWMSNTAQHYWLPILIGMGVAVYAFTRWVKSPEGRKKFDAFVLKLPKLSSLSRQINAARFSRTMATMMRAGVPMLRGLEISKQVLSNMVLRDTIDVAKQAVTEGDALATTLRRSAQFPGTMVKMIEVGEQSGQLEEMLQKVAENYEGEVDRQLTKFTAMLEPLMIVAMSMMVGFIVISILTPLMDLGQIGGKK, from the coding sequence ATGCCGGTTTTTGCATACAAAGGAGTTGCTACCGGCGGCAAGGCCGTCAGTGGCACGCGCGACGCGGAGACGCCCAAGGTATTGCGGCAACTCATGCGCAAAGAGGGCATCGTCGTCACCGACGTCAGCGAGTCCAAGGGCGCGCACGTCGCCGGCGCCGGCAAGGGGCTTAACAAAGATGTCGACCTCGGCGGCATCTTTGGTGGCGTCAGCGCCGCCGAGCGCGCGGAGTTTGTCCGCAACATGAGCATCTTGCTGCGCGCGGGTATCTCGCTTGCCACCGCGCTGCAAATTCAGGTCGAGCAGGCCGACAACCTGCGCTTTAAGACGCCGCTCGCCGAAATCCGCACCATGGTCAACGAGGGTCGCTCGTTTGCCGATGCGATGGCCAAGCATCCGAAAATCTTTAACGAACTATCGGTTTCGATGGTTCGCGCCGGGGAAACCGCCGGCAACTTGGATGAGGTCTTATCGCGCCTGGCGGACTTTGAGGAGAGTTCGATTAAGCTTAAGAGCAAGGTGCAGAGCGCGATGATCTATCCGACGATCATGATGATCGTCGCGATCTTGATCGTCGGCATCTTGATGATCAAGGTCGTGCCGCAGCTGACATTTCAGCTCAAGAGCCAAGGCAAGACCTTGCCGTGGAACACCAAGCTCATCGTGTGGATGTCTAATACCGCGCAGCACTACTGGCTGCCCATCCTCATCGGCATGGGCGTGGCGGTCTACGCGTTTACGCGCTGGGTGAAGTCGCCCGAAGGCCGCAAAAAATTCGATGCCTTTGTGCTCAAACTCCCCAAGCTGTCGTCGCTGTCGCGGCAGATCAACGCCGCGCGTTTTTCGCGCACCATGGCCACCATGATGCGTGCTGGCGTGCCTATGCTGCGTGGGCTTGAAATTTCCAAGCAAGTGCTCAGCAACATGGTGCTGCGCGACACCATCGATGTCGCCAAGCAAGCCGTGACCGAAGGCGATGCGCTCGCCACCACGCTGCGGCGCAGCGCGCAATTTCCCGGCACCATGGTCAAGATGATCGAGGTCGGCGAGCAGTCGGGCCAGCTCGAAGAGATGCTGCAGAAGGTCGCCGAAAACTACGAAGGCGAGGTCGATCGCCAACTGACCAAGTTTACCGCCATGCTCGAGCCGCTGATGATCGTGGCGATGAGCATGATGGTCGGCTTTATCGTGATCTCAATCCTTACGCCACTGATGGACCTCGGCCAAATCGGCGGCAAGAAATAG
- a CDS encoding prepilin-type N-terminal cleavage/methylation domain-containing protein has translation MTTSTKSRRQHAGVSEAGMTLLELMLAIGVLVLMMGLAWGILTRTSQNADYFSSYEQRTQEIRSAMARVVADFEAAYLSSNEDQTLTDRRTMFVAVGSGTVPEIRFSTLGHTPSSPEANEAEQTLISYSAARDPNDAGKTNWLRRETRRLANKNWRELPGVAEVLLPDVEEVKFSFWNAAEQKWTDRWDSTAESERGKLPTRVKIDVSYKNREGDVVKLQTQARILMQEMVKGL, from the coding sequence ATGACCACCTCCACCAAAAGCAGACGGCAGCACGCCGGCGTGTCAGAAGCGGGCATGACCTTGCTCGAGCTCATGCTGGCGATCGGCGTGCTCGTGCTCATGATGGGGCTGGCATGGGGCATTCTGACGCGCACCAGCCAAAATGCCGATTACTTTTCGAGCTATGAACAGCGCACGCAAGAGATCCGTAGCGCCATGGCGCGCGTCGTCGCGGATTTTGAGGCGGCATATTTGTCGTCTAATGAAGACCAGACGCTAACCGATCGGCGCACCATGTTTGTCGCGGTCGGCAGCGGCACGGTGCCTGAGATTCGGTTTTCGACCTTGGGCCACACGCCCTCATCGCCCGAGGCCAACGAGGCTGAGCAGACGCTAATTTCTTATAGCGCCGCGCGCGATCCAAACGACGCCGGCAAGACCAACTGGCTGCGCCGCGAGACCCGGCGCCTCGCCAACAAGAATTGGCGCGAACTGCCCGGGGTGGCGGAGGTGCTGTTGCCCGACGTCGAAGAAGTTAAGTTCTCGTTTTGGAACGCCGCCGAACAAAAGTGGACCGATCGCTGGGACTCAACCGCGGAGTCCGAGCGCGGCAAGTTGCCGACGCGGGTAAAAATCGACGTGTCTTACAAAAACCGCGAAGGCGACGTCGTCAAGCTCCAGACCCAGGCCCGCATCTTGATGCAAGAAATGGTCAAGGGGCTATGA
- a CDS encoding prepilin-type N-terminal cleavage/methylation domain-containing protein: MKAGARQQGFTLIEVLIALGILAIGLIAVVSQSSGAMYTSLESRMTVISTDLARGKMLDLEEQILKDGFGETDQEFSGDFGEQGYEDIKWLAKIETVEMPDFSALQANAQTQVKAANDAQAEAAVSGQGGLTAAAFEESQLGSLLSLMGGGSAADAATGALVGQNFTIFQEVLKATIRRVTLTVTFKVLDDERTLPVVLFMTDAAAMKKVIGELGATPPAEPAEPATPTTRAPPRRL; this comes from the coding sequence ATGAAGGCTGGGGCCCGCCAACAAGGCTTCACCCTCATCGAGGTGCTCATTGCGCTTGGCATCTTGGCGATCGGCCTGATCGCCGTGGTTAGCCAAAGCTCGGGCGCGATGTATACCTCGCTCGAATCGCGCATGACGGTGATTTCCACAGATCTCGCGCGCGGCAAGATGCTCGACCTCGAAGAGCAAATCTTAAAAGATGGGTTTGGCGAAACCGATCAGGAGTTCTCGGGCGATTTTGGCGAGCAGGGCTACGAAGACATCAAATGGCTGGCCAAGATCGAGACCGTCGAAATGCCCGACTTCTCGGCGCTGCAGGCCAACGCGCAGACGCAAGTCAAGGCGGCTAATGATGCGCAGGCCGAGGCTGCCGTCAGCGGCCAAGGCGGCCTAACCGCGGCGGCGTTTGAAGAATCGCAGCTCGGCAGCCTGCTGTCGCTGATGGGCGGCGGCAGCGCGGCTGATGCCGCCACCGGCGCGCTAGTTGGGCAAAACTTTACGATCTTCCAAGAGGTGCTCAAGGCGACCATTCGCCGCGTGACGCTAACCGTGACCTTTAAGGTGCTCGACGACGAACGCACGCTGCCGGTGGTGTTGTTCATGACCGACGCGGCCGCGATGAAAAAAGTGATCGGCGAGCTCGGCGCGACGCCACCAGCTGAGCCGGCCGAGCCCGCCACGCCAACCACTCGTGCCCCACCGAGGCGGCTATGA